Proteins from a genomic interval of Blastocatellia bacterium:
- a CDS encoding VOC family protein, with protein MIRLKNIQVTLPTRDVAAAAAFYIDVLGFRRESQTARQAILARGDFRLGLVVAEPGATHHPQSAQLRLTLADRDQLKELLDQVRRLNLTVLEEIHEHADGSLIFSFVAPDEHIIEIMTQPMPSSGQVVAESTPAQPSAQASASPPATRPSSSAARPSRAERYALESQALLAKIKEEVASLSTSFSPADLAATLDEMKQKVLQRMSEITEKVTIAVEDHDEQEEKKKEAQHILERYKQAMNQAAPPTAEPPAEADASKPVRKTLGPAPDEKQPNE; from the coding sequence ATGATCCGACTGAAAAATATCCAGGTGACGCTTCCGACGCGTGATGTCGCGGCTGCCGCAGCGTTTTACATTGACGTTCTCGGTTTTCGCCGCGAGAGCCAAACCGCTCGGCAAGCGATTTTGGCCAGAGGCGATTTTCGACTGGGGCTGGTCGTGGCCGAGCCGGGCGCGACACATCATCCTCAATCAGCGCAATTACGACTCACATTGGCTGACCGAGATCAGCTCAAAGAGCTGCTGGATCAGGTCAGACGCTTGAACTTGACGGTACTGGAGGAGATCCACGAGCATGCTGATGGTTCACTGATATTTTCGTTCGTTGCCCCTGACGAACACATCATTGAAATCATGACCCAGCCAATGCCCTCCTCTGGCCAAGTCGTGGCAGAAAGCACGCCTGCACAGCCGTCGGCGCAAGCGTCGGCTTCACCACCAGCAACTCGGCCGAGTTCATCCGCAGCTCGCCCGTCACGCGCCGAACGCTACGCGCTCGAATCGCAAGCCCTGCTGGCCAAGATCAAAGAAGAAGTGGCCAGCTTGAGCACTTCATTTTCTCCAGCCGATCTTGCGGCGACACTCGATGAGATGAAGCAGAAAGTTCTCCAGCGCATGAGCGAGATCACCGAAAAGGTGACGATTGCGGTTGAAGACCACGACGAGCAGGAAGAGAAAAAGAAAGAGGCTCAACACATCTTAGAGCGTTACAAACAGGCGATGAATCAGGCGGCTCCGCCAACGGCGGAGCCGCCAGCGGAAGCAGACGCTTCCAAGCCGGTGCGAAAGACGCTCGGCCCAGCCCCCGATGAAAAGCAACCAAACGAGTGA
- a CDS encoding SpoIIE family protein phosphatase translates to MAVVEEQLKNESRLRTMLEINRRINSSLELEEVLDFILESARILIPYDAAEIYLLDPNTQTVEHVVSRGYHESECVEVPLAHMRGIVGRVITTGESVLAPVVEQNPYYMRSRPTTQSQLTVPIISNGKIIGAFNLESDRPGHFTDEDLQWLTVLATQAAISLEKALLHRERLEKKRLEEQLRIAREVQLSLLPAAAPHVDGFDIAGLNVPSEDIGGDYYDFIPIVPGHLGIVIADVAGKGIPASLIMSAFRAFLRAEIRNNYSIRTIFAKVNKLLCESLAGYQFVTAVYGVLDVANRRFTFSNAGHHPPVVLRADGSVRYLRSGGMVLGLIEDQTYNERTIDLLPGDVLLMYTDGLVEAENAAHQMFDRGRIEQVARANAHLSASALCQTLYADMKQFTGDSQLRDDTTIVVVKVLPMEAQRA, encoded by the coding sequence GTGGCTGTTGTCGAAGAGCAGTTGAAGAATGAATCGCGATTGCGGACGATGCTGGAGATCAATCGCCGCATCAACTCATCATTGGAGCTGGAAGAAGTATTGGACTTCATTCTGGAATCGGCTCGGATTTTGATTCCCTATGACGCTGCCGAAATCTATTTACTCGACCCCAATACGCAGACCGTCGAGCATGTTGTCAGTCGTGGTTACCATGAATCGGAGTGCGTTGAGGTGCCGCTGGCTCACATGCGTGGCATTGTCGGGCGCGTCATCACAACCGGTGAAAGCGTGCTGGCCCCTGTGGTTGAGCAAAATCCTTACTACATGAGGAGTCGCCCCACAACGCAGAGCCAGTTAACCGTGCCCATCATCAGCAATGGGAAAATTATCGGCGCGTTCAATCTGGAAAGTGATCGGCCCGGCCACTTCACCGACGAAGATTTACAGTGGCTCACTGTGCTGGCGACGCAAGCGGCCATCTCGCTTGAGAAGGCGCTGCTGCATCGTGAACGGCTCGAAAAGAAGCGCCTGGAAGAACAGCTCCGCATCGCCCGCGAAGTACAACTCAGTTTGCTGCCTGCGGCGGCGCCCCACGTGGATGGATTTGATATTGCCGGCCTCAATGTGCCCTCAGAAGACATCGGCGGTGATTATTACGATTTCATTCCCATCGTGCCGGGCCATCTGGGCATTGTCATTGCTGATGTCGCCGGCAAAGGCATTCCAGCGTCGCTGATCATGTCTGCGTTCCGCGCCTTTCTCCGAGCTGAGATCAGAAACAATTATTCGATTCGGACGATCTTTGCCAAAGTGAACAAGCTGCTTTGTGAAAGCCTGGCTGGCTACCAATTTGTTACCGCCGTTTATGGTGTGCTGGACGTGGCCAATCGCCGGTTCACCTTTAGCAACGCTGGTCATCATCCGCCTGTGGTGCTACGCGCCGATGGCAGTGTGCGATACTTGAGAAGCGGCGGCATGGTACTCGGGCTGATTGAGGATCAGACCTACAATGAGCGAACCATTGATTTGCTTCCGGGTGATGTGCTGCTGATGTACACCGATGGTCTGGTCGAGGCCGAAAACGCTGCCCATCAGATGTTCGACCGCGGACGGATCGAGCAAGTCGCTCGCGCTAACGCCCATCTGAGCGCGTCCGCTTTGTGCCAGACGCTCTATGCTGACATGAAACAATTCACCGGTGACAGCCAGCTTCGCGACGATACTACGATTGTCGTCGTCAAGGTCTTGCCGATGGAGGCGCAGCGAGCATAA
- a CDS encoding response regulator transcription factor encodes MKRVLIIEDDPTMAVALRDGFRFEGYDVLEASDGVLGLQLAAEQQPDLIILDIMLPQLSGLDVCQRLRSQGYGMPIIMLTARGQEMDKVRGLRLGADDYVTKPFSFVELMARVEAVLRRASKPAEKIEIYRFGNITLDFKRVRATKGEEALELSPREFDIMRYFIEHRGEVVTRDQLLDAVWGYQNFPFTRTVDMHIAKLRKKIEDTPSDPRYIITVHRIGYKFVG; translated from the coding sequence ATGAAACGAGTGTTGATCATCGAAGATGACCCTACGATGGCTGTCGCGCTGCGCGATGGTTTTCGATTCGAAGGGTACGATGTGCTGGAAGCCTCGGATGGCGTCCTGGGATTGCAACTGGCCGCCGAACAGCAACCCGACTTGATTATCCTGGACATCATGCTGCCCCAACTGAGCGGGTTGGATGTGTGTCAACGGCTTCGCAGCCAAGGCTATGGCATGCCCATCATCATGCTGACGGCGCGCGGGCAGGAGATGGACAAGGTGCGCGGCCTCAGGCTCGGCGCCGATGATTACGTCACCAAACCATTCAGCTTCGTCGAGCTGATGGCCCGCGTCGAAGCCGTTCTGCGACGCGCCTCCAAGCCTGCGGAAAAGATCGAAATCTATCGTTTCGGCAATATCACGTTGGACTTCAAACGAGTTCGAGCAACCAAAGGTGAGGAGGCGCTCGAGCTGTCGCCACGTGAGTTTGACATCATGCGCTACTTCATCGAGCATCGTGGCGAAGTAGTCACGCGCGATCAGTTGCTCGATGCCGTCTGGGGTTACCAGAATTTCCCGTTCACCCGCACCGTTGACATGCACATCGCCAAACTCAGAAAAAAAATCGAAGACACGCCAAGCGATCCCCGTTACATCATTACCGTCCACCGCATCGGTTACAAGTTTGTGGGCTAG
- a CDS encoding HAMP domain-containing histidine kinase → MATLRTFLRRHLLWVGFLAVVIPLLVLLGVQYQSLKELERTSPLARRAMLTNYLQAVVKEIETIYRMDAERVLNIPPETCSEERIHRVSYHFKKKLSCGARELFVMLFAPNGESRTFFYDATDRGMKLRSDCPQARAVTLACTPWRLVRLQNAGVETTTLSFSDHDPQNPIILNPIVDEASRVIGVAGMIVDVAHFQDKVLPRVIQETLARSFSNNEGENLIVMAYDSSGRKVYTSQPSEGRGEVVWLSLPFVFEKWRLGIQSRDETPEQWARRYMMINLSLSVLMTIMLIGGIVLALRTASREMKLSQMKTDFVSNVSHELRTPLASIRVFGELLKMGRVTQPDKVAEYGQYIETESQRLTQLINNILDFSKIESGQKTYHFELTDLTELVSETLKTVEVQLKQRGFSIDFQRPHEPLPPALIDPQAIAQALMNLLDNAVKYSGSARQIHVRVGHIKAEATVSVTDHGLGIPREEQTKIFERFHRVSTGLVHDVKGSGLGLSIVKHIVEAHRGRVTVESELGKGSTFTIHLPLQPASRQP, encoded by the coding sequence ATGGCAACGCTCAGAACATTTCTGCGACGACATCTGCTCTGGGTCGGTTTTCTGGCCGTTGTCATCCCACTGCTGGTCCTGCTTGGCGTGCAGTATCAGTCGCTGAAAGAGTTGGAGAGGACTTCGCCGCTGGCCCGCCGGGCGATGTTGACCAACTATCTGCAGGCGGTCGTCAAAGAGATCGAGACGATCTACCGAATGGATGCCGAACGGGTCCTCAACATCCCACCGGAGACGTGCTCGGAAGAACGGATTCACAGGGTGAGCTATCATTTCAAAAAGAAGCTCAGTTGTGGCGCGCGTGAATTATTCGTCATGCTGTTTGCGCCCAATGGAGAATCGCGCACGTTTTTCTACGATGCGACCGATCGTGGCATGAAACTGCGATCCGATTGCCCACAAGCGCGGGCCGTCACCCTCGCCTGCACGCCGTGGAGACTGGTGCGGTTACAGAACGCCGGTGTTGAGACGACAACGCTCAGCTTCAGCGATCACGATCCGCAGAACCCGATTATCCTCAATCCAATTGTTGACGAAGCGTCGCGCGTGATCGGCGTCGCCGGGATGATTGTAGACGTAGCCCATTTCCAGGACAAAGTTCTGCCTCGCGTGATTCAAGAGACATTAGCGCGCAGTTTCTCCAACAACGAGGGAGAGAACCTGATCGTCATGGCCTACGATAGCTCAGGCCGAAAGGTCTATACAAGTCAACCGAGCGAAGGCAGAGGTGAGGTGGTATGGCTCTCCTTGCCGTTTGTGTTTGAGAAATGGCGCTTGGGCATCCAGAGCCGCGACGAGACGCCGGAACAATGGGCGCGGCGCTACATGATGATCAATCTCTCGCTTTCAGTGTTGATGACGATCATGCTCATTGGTGGCATTGTCTTAGCGTTGCGCACCGCCTCGCGTGAGATGAAATTGTCGCAGATGAAGACCGACTTCGTCTCAAACGTCTCACACGAACTGCGCACGCCGCTGGCCTCGATTCGTGTGTTTGGCGAACTGCTCAAGATGGGGCGCGTCACGCAGCCCGATAAGGTGGCTGAATACGGTCAATACATCGAGACAGAAAGTCAGCGGTTGACCCAGTTGATCAACAACATTCTGGATTTTTCCAAGATCGAGTCTGGGCAGAAGACCTACCACTTCGAGCTGACCGACTTGACTGAGCTGGTCAGCGAAACCCTCAAGACGGTCGAAGTCCAACTCAAGCAACGCGGGTTCTCGATTGATTTTCAGCGACCGCATGAGCCATTGCCGCCGGCGCTGATTGACCCTCAGGCGATTGCGCAGGCGCTGATGAACCTCTTGGATAATGCTGTCAAGTATTCCGGCTCGGCCAGACAGATTCATGTCCGTGTGGGTCACATCAAGGCAGAAGCCACCGTGTCGGTCACCGATCACGGGCTGGGCATTCCACGCGAAGAACAAACGAAAATCTTCGAGCGATTCCACCGCGTCAGCACCGGCCTGGTGCACGACGTCAAAGGAAGCGGGCTCGGCTTATCCATCGTCAAGCATATCGTGGAAGCTCATCGCGGGCGGGTCACCGTCGAAAGTGAATTGGGCAAAGGGAGCACATTCACCATCCATCTGCCGCTTCAACCGGCAAGCCGCCAGCCGTGA
- a CDS encoding putative monovalent cation/H+ antiporter subunit A, whose product MLEAVLSGFVVSLTAPWWQRIGRAASGWLLAVLPVGLVIYFAQFLGPLTDGTTLVTSDRWLPSLGINLSFHLDGLSLLFALLISGIGALVLIYAGAYLKGHPHLGRFYAYILMFMASMLGVVLADNVITLFVFWELTSVSSYLLIGFDHEREAARAAALQALLVTGLGGLALLAGLVLLGHVGGSWELSVLLGRGEAIRSHSLYQPILLLILIGAFTKSAQFPFHFWLPAAMEAPTPVSSYLHSATMVKAGVYLLARLHPALGGTDDWHYAVTLAGAMTMLVGAIIALRQHDMKQLLAYSTVSALGMLMLLLGLGTILSIKAAMVFLVVHALYKGALFLIAGAVDHETGTRDVRQLGGLRLMMPITAVAGMLAALSMAGLPPMLGFISKELIYEAKLQAPQAGWLITLAGVIANIWIVAVAITVGIRPFLGSAAKTPNQPHEAPFSLWLGPVILAGLSFILGLLPDVLGQALLSPAAGAVRGEPTEIKLALWHGINPVLALSVQTVVCGLVVFAVRHQMRRMPWPRMFTGANVYKLSLDLLNAVARVQTRAVQTGYLRFYLLMLIVTTVGLGGYTLIDRVELNQQSGWSDIRAHEWMIAIMILTATVMVVRASSRLVAVAALGVIGYGVAVIFMLFGAPDLAITQFTIETLAVILFVLVLYRLPRLAALSSSAARVRDAVVALAAGGLMTMLVVAASGVWRPAPLTEYFAQNSLLLAHGRNVVNVILVDFRSLDTLGEITVLAVAAIGVYALLRLRLETAKESSDYDS is encoded by the coding sequence ATGCTGGAAGCCGTCCTCTCAGGATTTGTTGTATCGTTGACAGCGCCCTGGTGGCAGCGCATTGGGCGAGCTGCCTCAGGCTGGTTATTAGCCGTCTTGCCAGTGGGGCTGGTGATTTACTTTGCGCAGTTCCTCGGACCGCTGACCGACGGTACAACACTGGTTACATCGGATCGGTGGCTTCCGAGTCTCGGTATCAATTTGTCGTTTCACTTGGATGGACTCAGTCTGCTGTTCGCCCTGCTGATTAGCGGCATTGGCGCGTTGGTGCTGATCTATGCCGGTGCATACCTGAAGGGGCATCCACACCTTGGCCGATTCTACGCCTACATACTGATGTTCATGGCGTCCATGCTAGGCGTGGTGCTGGCCGACAATGTGATCACGTTGTTTGTCTTCTGGGAACTGACCAGCGTCAGCTCCTACCTGTTGATCGGATTTGATCACGAACGTGAAGCGGCGCGCGCAGCGGCCTTGCAAGCCCTGTTGGTGACCGGCCTGGGTGGTCTGGCGTTGCTGGCCGGACTGGTCTTGCTTGGCCACGTTGGCGGCAGTTGGGAACTTTCCGTGCTGCTCGGTCGAGGCGAGGCAATCCGTTCACATTCATTGTATCAACCGATCCTCCTCCTGATCTTGATTGGCGCGTTCACCAAATCAGCGCAATTTCCCTTTCATTTCTGGTTGCCGGCAGCGATGGAAGCGCCGACGCCCGTGAGCAGCTACTTGCATTCGGCCACGATGGTGAAAGCGGGCGTCTATCTGCTGGCGCGGCTCCATCCGGCGCTGGGCGGCACTGATGATTGGCACTACGCTGTTACGTTGGCCGGCGCCATGACGATGCTGGTTGGCGCAATCATCGCGCTGCGGCAGCATGATATGAAACAGTTGCTTGCCTATTCAACAGTCAGCGCGCTGGGCATGTTGATGCTGCTGCTGGGACTGGGCACGATACTTTCGATCAAAGCAGCGATGGTCTTTCTGGTGGTTCACGCGCTGTATAAGGGCGCGCTGTTTTTGATCGCCGGCGCTGTGGATCATGAAACAGGAACGCGGGATGTCAGGCAACTGGGCGGCTTGCGGCTGATGATGCCGATCACGGCTGTGGCCGGCATGCTAGCGGCGCTCTCGATGGCTGGATTGCCCCCCATGCTGGGGTTCATCAGCAAAGAACTGATCTACGAAGCCAAGCTGCAAGCGCCACAGGCCGGCTGGCTCATCACGCTGGCAGGCGTCATCGCCAACATCTGGATCGTGGCCGTCGCCATCACCGTCGGCATTCGTCCATTTCTCGGTTCAGCGGCGAAGACACCGAACCAGCCACATGAAGCGCCATTCTCACTCTGGCTTGGGCCGGTGATACTGGCCGGGTTGAGTTTTATTCTGGGGTTACTGCCTGATGTCCTTGGTCAGGCGCTTCTGTCGCCGGCGGCTGGCGCGGTCCGCGGTGAGCCAACCGAAATCAAACTCGCGTTATGGCACGGCATCAATCCGGTGCTCGCCTTGAGCGTGCAGACCGTTGTTTGTGGCCTGGTGGTGTTTGCCGTGCGCCATCAGATGCGGCGCATGCCCTGGCCGCGGATGTTCACCGGCGCCAACGTCTACAAGCTGAGCCTCGATCTGCTGAACGCGGTCGCTCGCGTTCAGACGCGCGCTGTGCAAACCGGCTACCTGCGATTCTATCTGCTAATGCTGATTGTCACGACTGTCGGTTTAGGTGGATACACACTGATAGATCGCGTGGAATTGAACCAGCAGAGCGGCTGGTCAGACATTCGCGCTCATGAATGGATGATTGCGATCATGATACTGACGGCGACTGTGATGGTTGTGCGGGCTTCGTCTCGGTTGGTTGCGGTGGCTGCGCTGGGCGTGATTGGCTATGGCGTGGCCGTGATTTTCATGCTGTTTGGCGCGCCAGACCTCGCAATCACACAATTCACCATCGAAACGCTGGCTGTTATTCTCTTCGTGTTGGTGCTTTATCGGCTGCCACGGTTAGCTGCGTTGTCTAGTTCGGCAGCGCGGGTTCGCGACGCCGTGGTCGCATTAGCCGCAGGCGGATTGATGACCATGCTCGTCGTGGCAGCCAGCGGCGTCTGGCGGCCAGCGCCATTGACAGAGTACTTCGCCCAGAACAGCTTGTTGCTGGCACATGGACGCAATGTCGTGAATGTCATACTGGTGGATTTTCGCAGTTTGGACACGTTGGGCGAGATCACCGTGCTGGCTGTCGCCGCTATCGGTGTTTACGCTCTGCTCCGGCTGCGATTGGAGACTGCCAAGGAGTCATCGGACTATGACAGCTAG
- a CDS encoding site-2 protease family protein, translated as MTASLHLGRIWGIPIGLHWSWFLIFGLVTWSLALGFFPREHPGLPPPAYWVLGAITSVLFFASVLIHELGHTYFALRDGLPVRAITLFLFGGVAQLGQEPRTPASEFRISIAGPLTSLALAGLFALLYQLDQAIVYLAAPSLWLARINFILAVFNMIPGFPLDGGRVLRAILWHFTGSLQRATQIASFSGQVIAFGFIGWGMFTMFRGGLFEGLWLAFIGWFLQNAAAATYAAVNLQQVLRGVRVARVMAPGYPQVSGQTLLDQLVEDHVMGSGQRYFFVAEAGRPRGMVTLREVTRVPRAQWSQTSAEQVMVPWDRLTRITPNMELQTALQTMDDANVAQVPVVEDDQIVGVLSREHVLHYIRTRAELGI; from the coding sequence ATGACAGCTAGCTTACATCTGGGTCGCATCTGGGGTATTCCGATTGGATTGCACTGGAGTTGGTTTTTGATCTTTGGACTGGTGACCTGGTCGCTGGCGCTCGGTTTTTTCCCGCGAGAACATCCGGGACTGCCTCCGCCAGCTTATTGGGTGTTAGGAGCGATTACCAGCGTGCTATTCTTCGCCTCGGTGCTGATTCACGAACTGGGACACACCTACTTTGCCTTGCGCGACGGACTGCCAGTTCGTGCCATCACGCTCTTCCTCTTCGGTGGCGTGGCGCAACTTGGCCAAGAGCCGCGCACGCCGGCGTCGGAGTTCCGCATCTCGATTGCCGGGCCGTTGACCAGTCTGGCACTGGCCGGTCTGTTTGCTCTGCTGTACCAACTTGATCAAGCCATCGTCTATCTGGCTGCGCCGAGCCTGTGGCTGGCGCGAATCAATTTCATCCTGGCCGTGTTTAACATGATCCCCGGATTCCCGCTGGATGGCGGTCGCGTGCTGCGAGCGATTCTCTGGCATTTCACCGGCAGCCTGCAACGCGCCACGCAAATCGCTTCATTCAGCGGTCAAGTCATCGCCTTTGGGTTCATCGGCTGGGGCATGTTCACGATGTTTCGAGGCGGCTTGTTTGAAGGTCTGTGGTTAGCCTTCATTGGCTGGTTCTTGCAGAATGCGGCAGCAGCCACGTATGCGGCTGTCAACCTTCAGCAGGTGCTACGCGGCGTTCGTGTAGCCCGTGTCATGGCGCCCGGCTATCCGCAGGTGAGCGGTCAAACGTTGCTCGATCAACTCGTCGAAGACCATGTGATGGGCAGCGGGCAGCGATATTTCTTTGTCGCGGAGGCCGGCCGGCCGCGCGGCATGGTCACGCTTCGCGAAGTCACCCGCGTGCCCAGGGCGCAGTGGAGCCAAACATCAGCCGAACAGGTGATGGTGCCGTGGGATCGGTTGACACGCATCACGCCGAACATGGAGCTGCAAACCGCTCTCCAAACGATGGACGACGCCAACGTCGCCCAAGTCCCCGTCGTTGAGGATGACCAAATCGTCGGCGTGCTCTCACGCGAACACGTCTTGCACTACATTCGCACGCGGGCTGAATTAGGCATATAA
- a CDS encoding Na+/H+ antiporter subunit B has protein sequence MKSLILSTATYYLLPLLLLFSIFLLIRGHNQPGGGFVGGLVAAAALSLYAIAQGTAEVRRAIRLRWGALIGIGLLTATGSGLLGLLSGYPFMTGRWYAQPVPLLGKVGTPLLFDVGVYLVVLGVTMTIIFTLAEE, from the coding sequence ATGAAATCACTGATTCTCTCCACAGCGACCTACTACCTGCTACCGTTGCTGTTGTTGTTCTCCATCTTTTTGCTGATTCGTGGACACAACCAACCGGGCGGTGGATTTGTTGGCGGACTCGTAGCAGCCGCCGCTTTATCGCTCTATGCCATTGCGCAAGGAACCGCCGAGGTGCGCCGAGCGATTCGATTGCGGTGGGGCGCGCTCATCGGGATAGGATTGCTCACCGCGACGGGTAGCGGCTTGCTTGGACTTTTGAGCGGATACCCGTTTATGACCGGACGATGGTACGCCCAGCCGGTGCCGCTGCTGGGCAAAGTGGGAACGCCGTTGTTGTTTGACGTTGGCGTTTATTTGGTCGTGCTCGGCGTCACCATGACGATCATCTTCACGCTGGCTGAGGAGTAA
- a CDS encoding Na+/H+ antiporter subunit C, which yields METLLALVIGGLYGAGLYLMMRRSMVKLILGLVLLGHAANLLIFTVSRLTRGQSPIVPPDQTTLVAPFADPVPQALVLTAIVIGFGVQAFAIVLLKRAHQVIGTDDLDQMNTTDT from the coding sequence ATGGAAACGTTGTTGGCGCTCGTCATTGGCGGACTCTACGGAGCCGGCCTTTACTTGATGATGCGGCGGAGCATGGTCAAATTGATTCTGGGCTTAGTGCTGCTCGGACACGCGGCCAACTTGTTGATCTTCACCGTCAGCCGGTTGACGCGCGGGCAATCACCGATTGTGCCGCCCGACCAAACGACGCTGGTCGCGCCATTCGCTGACCCTGTGCCGCAGGCGCTGGTGTTGACGGCGATCGTCATAGGCTTTGGCGTGCAAGCATTCGCCATCGTGCTCCTGAAACGCGCTCATCAAGTGATCGGGACAGA